From the Salmo trutta chromosome 30, fSalTru1.1, whole genome shotgun sequence genome, one window contains:
- the top1b gene encoding DNA topoisomerase 1 isoform X2, with product MSGDHGERDSQVNSGSRANDAHKHKDKHKEHRRKEHKKDKEREKAKHSNSEHREHSEKKHRDKEKERLKHSDGSVDRHREKQKEKDKEKRREEKVKSSHVEGKPKKEKENGHAREMWNSPSPPAIKSEPEEDNGLYPSPKHNKTLKRERDEEEFEYKPQKIKTENGKKAKKRKQEYEDEEEEEDIKPKKKTKDKKAGADGKKAKKETEEKWKWWEEERSTDGSKWKFLEHKGPVLAPPYEPLPGHVRFFYDGKLLRLSAPAEEVATFFAKMLDHEYTTKEMFRKNFYKDWRKEMTSEEKSKITDINKCNFTEMSEYFKAQSEARKQMSKDEKLKIKEENERILQEYGFCVMDNHKERIGNFRIEPPGLFRGRGDHPKMGMLKRRIRPEDIIINCSKDSKHPKPPQGTRWKEVRHDNKVTWLVSWTENIQGSIKYIMLNPSSRIKGEKDWQKYETARRLKKCVDRLRAQYREDWKSKEMRVRQRAVALYFIDKLALRAGNEKEEGETADTVGCCSLRVEHIKLYPKMDDQEYVVEFDFLGKDSIRYYNKMPVEKRVFKNLQLFLENKQPEDDLFDRLNTSILNKHLQELMDGLTAKVFRTYNASITLQQQLKELTSPDESIPAKILSYNRANRAVAILCNHQRAAPKTFEKSMQNLQTKIDEKQKQLWATRKQLKGAKTEHKASHDDRSKKMVEVKRKAVQRIEEQLMKLQMQATDREENKQIALGTSKLNYLDPRISVAWVKKWDVPMEKIYNKTQREKFAWAIDMAEEDYEF from the exons ACGCTCACAAACACAAGGACAAGCATAAAGAGCACAGGCGCAAAGAACACAAgaaagacaaggagagagagaaagccaagCACAGCAACAG TGAACACAGGGAGCACTCTGAGAAGAAGCACAGAgacaaggagaaggagaggtTGAAGCACAGCGACGGGAGTGTCGACAGGCACAgggagaaacagaaggagaaagacaaagagaagagaagagaggagaag GTCAAATCCTCCCATGTTGAAGGCAAGCCCAAGAAGGAGAAAGAAAACGGGCATGCGAG GGAGATGTGGAACAGCCCCAGCCCTCCTGCCATTAAGAGTGAACCAGAGGAGGACAACGGCTTGTACCCCTCTCCCAAACACAACAAgactctgaagagagagagagatgaggagga ATTTGAATACAAGCCCCAAAAGATCAAGACAGAGAATGGCAAGAAGGCAAAGAAGAGAAAGCAGGAAtatgaagatgaggaggaggaagag GACATAAAACCCAAGAAGAAGACAAAAGACAAGAAAGCAGGAGCAGATGGCAAGAAAGCCAAGAAGGAAACAGAGGAGAAGTGGAAATG gtgggaggaggagagatctacgGATGGCTCCAAATGGAAGTTTCTGGAACACAAGGGACCTGTTCTTGCTCCTCCATATGAACCCCTACCTGGCCATGTCAGGTTTTTCTACGATG GTAAGCTCCTGAGACTAAGTGCCCCTGCAGAGGAGGTGGCTACCTTCTTTGCTAAGATGCTGGACCATGAGTACACAACCAAGGAAATGTTTAGGAAGAACTTCTACAAGGACTGGAGGAAG GAAATGACATCGGAGGAGAAGTCAAAGATCACAGATATAAACAAGTGTAACTTCACGGAGATGAGCGAGTACTTCAAGGCCCAATCAGAGGCCCGGAAACAGATGTCCAAAGATGAGAAACTG AAAATCAAAGAGGAGAATGAGCGTATCCTCCAGGAGTATGGTTTCTGTGTGATGGACAACCATAAGGAGCGAATTGGAAACTTCCGCATCGAGCCTCCCGGTCTGTTCCGGGGGCGTGGGGACCACCCAAAGATGGGCATGCTGAAACGCCGCATCCGCCCTGAAGACATCATTATCAACTGCAGCAA agaCTCCAAGCACCCCAAGCCGCCCCAGGGCACGCGCTGGAAGGAGGTTCGTCATGACAACAAGGTCACATGGCTGGTGTCGTGGACTGAGAACATCCAGGGTTCTATTAAGTACATCATGCTCAACCCCAGTTCCAGAATCAAG GGCGAGAAGGACTGGCAGAAGTATGAGACGGCCCGGAGGCTGAAGAAGTGTGTGGACCGCCTGAGGGCCCAGTACAGAGAGGACTGGAAGTCTAAAGAGATGCGGGTCAGACAGAGAGCTGTGGCTCTCTACTTCATAGACAAG CTGGCCTTGAGGGCGGGGaatgagaaggaggagggggagacggCTGATACGGTTGGCTGCTGCTCCCTGAGGGTGGAACACATCAAGCTGTACCCCAAGATGGACGACCAGGAGTACGTGGTGGAGTTTGACTTCCTGGGAAAAGACTCCATCAGATACTACAACAAGATGCCTGTGGagaagagg GTGTTTAAGAACCTGCAGCTGTTCTTGGAGAATAAGCAGCCTGAGGACGACCTCTTCGACAGACTCAAT aCCTCTATTCTGAATAAGCACCTACAGGAGTTGATGGACGGGCTGACGGCCAAAGTGTTCCGTACGTACAATGCCTCCATCACCCTGCAGCAGCAGCTCAAAGAGCTCACCAGCC cGGATGAGAGCATTCCTGCTAAGATCCTGTCCTACAACAGAGCCAACCGGGCTGTGGCTATACTGTGCAACCACCAGAGGGCTGCACCCAAGACCTTTGAGAAGTCCATGCAGAACCTGCAAACCAAG ATAGATGAGAAGCAGAAGCAGCTGTGGGCCACCAGGAAACAGCTGAAGGGGGCCAAGACAGAGCACAAGGCCTCACATGATGACCGAAGTAAAAA GATGGTGGAGGTGAAGAGGAAAGCAGTCCAGAGGATAGAGGAACAGCTGATGAAGCTACAGATGCAGgccacagacagagaggagaacaaGCAGATCGCCCTGGGAACCTCCAAACTCAACTACCTGGACCCACGCATCTCTGTGGCatg GGTTAAGAAATGGGACGTTCCCATGGAGAAGATTTACAACAAAACCCAGAGGGAGAAATTTGCCTGGGCCATCGACATGGCTGAAGAGGACTATGAGTTTTAG
- the top1b gene encoding DNA topoisomerase 1 isoform X1 — MSGDHGERDSQVNSGSRANDAHKHKDKHKEHRRKEHKKDKEREKAKHSNSEHREHSEKKHRDKEKERLKHSDGSVDRHREKQKEKDKEKRREEKVKSSHVEGKPKKEKENGHAREMWNSPSPPAIKSEPEEDNGLYPSPKHNKTLKRERDEEEFEYKPQKIKTENGKKAKKRKQEYEDEEEEEDIKPKKKTKDKKAGADGKKAKKETEEKWKWWEEERSTDGSKWKFLEHKGPVLAPPYEPLPGHVRFFYDGKLLRLSAPAEEVATFFAKMLDHEYTTKEMFRKNFYKDWRKCHKEMTSEEKSKITDINKCNFTEMSEYFKAQSEARKQMSKDEKLKIKEENERILQEYGFCVMDNHKERIGNFRIEPPGLFRGRGDHPKMGMLKRRIRPEDIIINCSKDSKHPKPPQGTRWKEVRHDNKVTWLVSWTENIQGSIKYIMLNPSSRIKGEKDWQKYETARRLKKCVDRLRAQYREDWKSKEMRVRQRAVALYFIDKLALRAGNEKEEGETADTVGCCSLRVEHIKLYPKMDDQEYVVEFDFLGKDSIRYYNKMPVEKRVFKNLQLFLENKQPEDDLFDRLNTSILNKHLQELMDGLTAKVFRTYNASITLQQQLKELTSPDESIPAKILSYNRANRAVAILCNHQRAAPKTFEKSMQNLQTKIDEKQKQLWATRKQLKGAKTEHKASHDDRSKKMVEVKRKAVQRIEEQLMKLQMQATDREENKQIALGTSKLNYLDPRISVAWVKKWDVPMEKIYNKTQREKFAWAIDMAEEDYEF; from the exons ACGCTCACAAACACAAGGACAAGCATAAAGAGCACAGGCGCAAAGAACACAAgaaagacaaggagagagagaaagccaagCACAGCAACAG TGAACACAGGGAGCACTCTGAGAAGAAGCACAGAgacaaggagaaggagaggtTGAAGCACAGCGACGGGAGTGTCGACAGGCACAgggagaaacagaaggagaaagacaaagagaagagaagagaggagaag GTCAAATCCTCCCATGTTGAAGGCAAGCCCAAGAAGGAGAAAGAAAACGGGCATGCGAG GGAGATGTGGAACAGCCCCAGCCCTCCTGCCATTAAGAGTGAACCAGAGGAGGACAACGGCTTGTACCCCTCTCCCAAACACAACAAgactctgaagagagagagagatgaggagga ATTTGAATACAAGCCCCAAAAGATCAAGACAGAGAATGGCAAGAAGGCAAAGAAGAGAAAGCAGGAAtatgaagatgaggaggaggaagag GACATAAAACCCAAGAAGAAGACAAAAGACAAGAAAGCAGGAGCAGATGGCAAGAAAGCCAAGAAGGAAACAGAGGAGAAGTGGAAATG gtgggaggaggagagatctacgGATGGCTCCAAATGGAAGTTTCTGGAACACAAGGGACCTGTTCTTGCTCCTCCATATGAACCCCTACCTGGCCATGTCAGGTTTTTCTACGATG GTAAGCTCCTGAGACTAAGTGCCCCTGCAGAGGAGGTGGCTACCTTCTTTGCTAAGATGCTGGACCATGAGTACACAACCAAGGAAATGTTTAGGAAGAACTTCTACAAGGACTGGAGGAAG TGTCACAAG GAAATGACATCGGAGGAGAAGTCAAAGATCACAGATATAAACAAGTGTAACTTCACGGAGATGAGCGAGTACTTCAAGGCCCAATCAGAGGCCCGGAAACAGATGTCCAAAGATGAGAAACTG AAAATCAAAGAGGAGAATGAGCGTATCCTCCAGGAGTATGGTTTCTGTGTGATGGACAACCATAAGGAGCGAATTGGAAACTTCCGCATCGAGCCTCCCGGTCTGTTCCGGGGGCGTGGGGACCACCCAAAGATGGGCATGCTGAAACGCCGCATCCGCCCTGAAGACATCATTATCAACTGCAGCAA agaCTCCAAGCACCCCAAGCCGCCCCAGGGCACGCGCTGGAAGGAGGTTCGTCATGACAACAAGGTCACATGGCTGGTGTCGTGGACTGAGAACATCCAGGGTTCTATTAAGTACATCATGCTCAACCCCAGTTCCAGAATCAAG GGCGAGAAGGACTGGCAGAAGTATGAGACGGCCCGGAGGCTGAAGAAGTGTGTGGACCGCCTGAGGGCCCAGTACAGAGAGGACTGGAAGTCTAAAGAGATGCGGGTCAGACAGAGAGCTGTGGCTCTCTACTTCATAGACAAG CTGGCCTTGAGGGCGGGGaatgagaaggaggagggggagacggCTGATACGGTTGGCTGCTGCTCCCTGAGGGTGGAACACATCAAGCTGTACCCCAAGATGGACGACCAGGAGTACGTGGTGGAGTTTGACTTCCTGGGAAAAGACTCCATCAGATACTACAACAAGATGCCTGTGGagaagagg GTGTTTAAGAACCTGCAGCTGTTCTTGGAGAATAAGCAGCCTGAGGACGACCTCTTCGACAGACTCAAT aCCTCTATTCTGAATAAGCACCTACAGGAGTTGATGGACGGGCTGACGGCCAAAGTGTTCCGTACGTACAATGCCTCCATCACCCTGCAGCAGCAGCTCAAAGAGCTCACCAGCC cGGATGAGAGCATTCCTGCTAAGATCCTGTCCTACAACAGAGCCAACCGGGCTGTGGCTATACTGTGCAACCACCAGAGGGCTGCACCCAAGACCTTTGAGAAGTCCATGCAGAACCTGCAAACCAAG ATAGATGAGAAGCAGAAGCAGCTGTGGGCCACCAGGAAACAGCTGAAGGGGGCCAAGACAGAGCACAAGGCCTCACATGATGACCGAAGTAAAAA GATGGTGGAGGTGAAGAGGAAAGCAGTCCAGAGGATAGAGGAACAGCTGATGAAGCTACAGATGCAGgccacagacagagaggagaacaaGCAGATCGCCCTGGGAACCTCCAAACTCAACTACCTGGACCCACGCATCTCTGTGGCatg GGTTAAGAAATGGGACGTTCCCATGGAGAAGATTTACAACAAAACCCAGAGGGAGAAATTTGCCTGGGCCATCGACATGGCTGAAGAGGACTATGAGTTTTAG